A window of Clostridioides sp. ES-S-0010-02 genomic DNA:
TAACACATGAAAGCAAGCTATAAAAGTATAGCAATAGAAGCAAAAAATATTATTAAAGAATTTAAAGTTGATAATACAACTACTAAAGTTTTAAAAGATATATCTTTACAGGTGATGAAAGGTGAGTTCGTTTCTATTATGGGACAATCTGGTTCTGGCAAGAGTACTCTTTTATATATTTTAGGTGGGCTAGATACTCCAACAAGTGGAAAGGTATATATGAATGGAACAGATATATCACATTTCAATGACGATAAGATGAGTATAATACGTCGTAGAAATATAGGGTTTGTATTCCAATTTTATAATTTAATACCTAATTTAAATGTTGAAGAAAATATTATGCTACCTCTATTACTAGATGGGAAAAAAATGAATGATTACAAAAATCAATTAAACGATATTTTGGAAATTGTTGGATTA
This region includes:
- a CDS encoding ABC transporter ATP-binding protein, with translation MKASYKSIAIEAKNIIKEFKVDNTTTKVLKDISLQVMKGEFVSIMGQSGSGKSTLLYILGGLDTPTSGKVYMNGTDISHFNDDKMSIIRRRNIGFVFQFYNLIPNLNVEENIMLPLLLDGKKMNDYKNQLNDILEIVGLSDKRKHIPRKLSGGQQQRVAIARALIGKPEILFADEPTGNLDSKTGAEIMQLLRKINQESGQTIIMVTHSPEAAGSSNRIITVLDGVIAE